From the genome of Dryobates pubescens isolate bDryPub1 chromosome 5, bDryPub1.pri, whole genome shotgun sequence, one region includes:
- the ABCD4 gene encoding lysosomal cobalamin transporter ABCD4 isoform X4 produces MRNQLHSTVGINTFDYLGSILSYVVIAIPIFSGVYGDLSPTELSALVSKNAFVSIYLIGCFSQLIDLSSTVTDVAGYTHRIGELQETLLSLGRKKNDNYSEAKASWDLDGSHSGEEAVAKDTAFLVERVTLSVPSSGKLLIKDLSLRISQGNSLLIVGNTGTGKTSLLRVLGGLWESTRGSIKMLTCFGPRGVMFLPQRPFFTDGSLREQVIYPLKEIYPASGSADDERIVRFLELTGLTDLLARAGGLDQQVDWNWYDMLSPGEMQRLSFARLFYLQPKYAVLDEATSALTEEVEHELYRVCLQLGMTLISVGHRASLEKFHSWILKLHGEGRWELTRCEKAKRLPAGEGC; encoded by the exons ATGCGGAACCAGCTGCATTCTACAG TTGGGATCAACACCTTTGACTACCTGGGCAGCATCCTGAGCTATGTGGTCATTGCCATTCCAATCTTTTCTGGGGTCTACGGTGACCTGAGTCCGACAGAGCTCAGTGCTCTTGTCAGCAAG AATGCCTTTGTTTCCATCTACCTCATTGGCTGCTTCAGCCAGCTCATCGATCTCTCCAGCACTGTGACTGATGTGGCTGGCTACACGCACAg GATTGGTGAGCTGCAGGAGACCTTGCTGAGccttggcaggaaaaaaaatgataacTACTCAGAAGCAAAAGCCAGCTGGGATTTGGATGG CAGCCAttctggggaggaggcagtggCAAAGGACACAGCTTTCCTTGTGGAGCGAGTGACGCTCTCGGTGCCATCCTCCGGCAAGCTGCTCATCAAGGACCTGAGCCTCAGGATCTCACAAGGAAACAGTCTGCTGATTGTgggaaacactggcacagggaagACATCTCTGCTGAGGGTCCTTGGGGGCCTGTGGGAGAGCACACGGG GGAGCATCAAGATGCTGACCTGCTTTGGCCCCCGGGGCGTGATGTTCCTGCCGCAGCGCCCCTTCTTCACTGATGGAAGCCTGCGTGAGCAG GTGATCTATCCCCTGAAGGAGATCTATCCAGCTTCAG GGTCTGCAGATGATGAGAGAATTGTGCGATTCCTGGAACTGACTGGCCTG acTGATTTGCTGGCAAGGGCTGGAGGACTGGACCAGCAAGTGGACTGGAACTG GTATGACATGCTGTCCCCAGGGGAGATGCAGAGGCTCTCATTTGCACGACTCTTCTACCTCCAGCCAAAATATGCAG TGCTAGATGAAGCCACCAGTGCCCTGACAGAAGAGGTGGAGCATGAGCTGTACCGTGTGTGCCTTCAGCTGGGCATGACGCTGATCAGTGTGGGCCACAGGGCCAGCCTGGAAAAg TTCCACAGCTGGATTCTGAAACTCCACGGGGAGGGAAGGTGGGAGCTCACGCGATGCGAGAAGGCGAAGCGGCTCCCGGCCGGAGAAGGGTGCTGA
- the ABCD4 gene encoding lysosomal cobalamin transporter ABCD4 isoform X1, translated as MQGEERAGPRLDRLFLRRFLRLQAVIFPGWPSPSSLMFLTLLCVALLEQLIIYQVGVIPSQYYEVLGSKDFSGFKTLTAVALTLIVVNSTLKSFDKFICNMMYVTWRKSLTEYLHSCYFQGQVYYNLHVLREDIDNPDQRISQDVERFCRQLSSMASKLIISPFTLAYYTYQCFHSTGWLGPVSIFGYFVIGTIINKVLMSPIVSKLVQQEKLEGDFRFKHMQIRVNAEPAAFYRAGRVEHVRTDRRLQSLLQAQRELIGKELWLYIGINTFDYLGSILSYVVIAIPIFSGVYGDLSPTELSALVSKNAFVSIYLIGCFSQLIDLSSTVTDVAGYTHRIGELQETLLSLGRKKNDNYSEAKASWDLDGSHSGEEAVAKDTAFLVERVTLSVPSSGKLLIKDLSLRISQGNSLLIVGNTGTGKTSLLRVLGGLWESTRGSIKMLTCFGPRGVMFLPQRPFFTDGSLREQVIYPLKEIYPASGSADDERIVRFLELTGLTDLLARAGGLDQQVDWNWYDMLSPGEMQRLSFARLFYLQPKYAVLDEATSALTEEVEHELYRVCLQLGMTLISVGHRASLEKFHSWILKLHGEGRWELTRCEKAKRLPAGEGC; from the exons ATGCAGGGCGAGGAGAG AGCTGGACCCCGGCTGGACAGACTGTTCCTGCGGCGGTTCCTGCGGCTGCAGGCCGTCATCTTCCCCGGCTGGCCCTCCCCGAGCTCCCTGATGTTCCTGACGCTGCTCTGCGTCGCCTTGCTGG AGCAACTGATTATTTACCAGGTCGGTGTCATTCCCAGCCAGTACTATGAGGTCCTAGGCAGCAAGGACTTCTCCGGGTTCAAAACACTAACTGCTGTTGCCCTGACTCTGATCGTAGTGAACTCCACG CTAAAAAGCTTCGACAAGTTTATCTGCAACATGATGTATGTGACCTGGAGGAAATCCCTCACTGAATACCTCCACAGCTGCTACTTCCAAGGCCAGGTCTACTACAACCTGCACGTGCTACGCGAGGACATCGACAACCC GGACCAGCGCATCAGCCAGGATGTGGAGAggttctgcaggcagctcagctccatgGCCAGCAAACTCATCATCTCACCCTTCACACTGGCCTACTACACATACCAGTGCTTCCACAG cACAGGCTGGCTAGGCCCAGTGAGCATCTTTGGGTATTTCGTCATTGGAACGATCATCAACAAGGTGTTGATGAGCCCAATTGTGTCTAAACTTGTGCAGCAGGAAAAACTGGAGGGAGATTTCAG GTTCAAGCACATGCAGATTCGTGTCAATGCGGAACCAGCTGCATTCTACAG GGCTGGGCGCGTGGAGCACGTGCGCACAGACcggaggctgcagagcttgctgcaggCCCAGAGGGAGCTGATAGGCAAGGAGCTGTGGCTATACA TTGGGATCAACACCTTTGACTACCTGGGCAGCATCCTGAGCTATGTGGTCATTGCCATTCCAATCTTTTCTGGGGTCTACGGTGACCTGAGTCCGACAGAGCTCAGTGCTCTTGTCAGCAAG AATGCCTTTGTTTCCATCTACCTCATTGGCTGCTTCAGCCAGCTCATCGATCTCTCCAGCACTGTGACTGATGTGGCTGGCTACACGCACAg GATTGGTGAGCTGCAGGAGACCTTGCTGAGccttggcaggaaaaaaaatgataacTACTCAGAAGCAAAAGCCAGCTGGGATTTGGATGG CAGCCAttctggggaggaggcagtggCAAAGGACACAGCTTTCCTTGTGGAGCGAGTGACGCTCTCGGTGCCATCCTCCGGCAAGCTGCTCATCAAGGACCTGAGCCTCAGGATCTCACAAGGAAACAGTCTGCTGATTGTgggaaacactggcacagggaagACATCTCTGCTGAGGGTCCTTGGGGGCCTGTGGGAGAGCACACGGG GGAGCATCAAGATGCTGACCTGCTTTGGCCCCCGGGGCGTGATGTTCCTGCCGCAGCGCCCCTTCTTCACTGATGGAAGCCTGCGTGAGCAG GTGATCTATCCCCTGAAGGAGATCTATCCAGCTTCAG GGTCTGCAGATGATGAGAGAATTGTGCGATTCCTGGAACTGACTGGCCTG acTGATTTGCTGGCAAGGGCTGGAGGACTGGACCAGCAAGTGGACTGGAACTG GTATGACATGCTGTCCCCAGGGGAGATGCAGAGGCTCTCATTTGCACGACTCTTCTACCTCCAGCCAAAATATGCAG TGCTAGATGAAGCCACCAGTGCCCTGACAGAAGAGGTGGAGCATGAGCTGTACCGTGTGTGCCTTCAGCTGGGCATGACGCTGATCAGTGTGGGCCACAGGGCCAGCCTGGAAAAg TTCCACAGCTGGATTCTGAAACTCCACGGGGAGGGAAGGTGGGAGCTCACGCGATGCGAGAAGGCGAAGCGGCTCCCGGCCGGAGAAGGGTGCTGA
- the ABCD4 gene encoding lysosomal cobalamin transporter ABCD4 isoform X3, producing the protein MASKLIISPFTLAYYTYQCFHSTGWLGPVSIFGYFVIGTIINKVLMSPIVSKLVQQEKLEGDFRFKHMQIRVNAEPAAFYRAGRVEHVRTDRRLQSLLQAQRELIGKELWLYIGINTFDYLGSILSYVVIAIPIFSGVYGDLSPTELSALVSKNAFVSIYLIGCFSQLIDLSSTVTDVAGYTHRIGELQETLLSLGRKKNDNYSEAKASWDLDGSHSGEEAVAKDTAFLVERVTLSVPSSGKLLIKDLSLRISQGNSLLIVGNTGTGKTSLLRVLGGLWESTRGSIKMLTCFGPRGVMFLPQRPFFTDGSLREQVIYPLKEIYPASGSADDERIVRFLELTGLTDLLARAGGLDQQVDWNWYDMLSPGEMQRLSFARLFYLQPKYAVLDEATSALTEEVEHELYRVCLQLGMTLISVGHRASLEKFHSWILKLHGEGRWELTRCEKAKRLPAGEGC; encoded by the exons atgGCCAGCAAACTCATCATCTCACCCTTCACACTGGCCTACTACACATACCAGTGCTTCCACAG cACAGGCTGGCTAGGCCCAGTGAGCATCTTTGGGTATTTCGTCATTGGAACGATCATCAACAAGGTGTTGATGAGCCCAATTGTGTCTAAACTTGTGCAGCAGGAAAAACTGGAGGGAGATTTCAG GTTCAAGCACATGCAGATTCGTGTCAATGCGGAACCAGCTGCATTCTACAG GGCTGGGCGCGTGGAGCACGTGCGCACAGACcggaggctgcagagcttgctgcaggCCCAGAGGGAGCTGATAGGCAAGGAGCTGTGGCTATACA TTGGGATCAACACCTTTGACTACCTGGGCAGCATCCTGAGCTATGTGGTCATTGCCATTCCAATCTTTTCTGGGGTCTACGGTGACCTGAGTCCGACAGAGCTCAGTGCTCTTGTCAGCAAG AATGCCTTTGTTTCCATCTACCTCATTGGCTGCTTCAGCCAGCTCATCGATCTCTCCAGCACTGTGACTGATGTGGCTGGCTACACGCACAg GATTGGTGAGCTGCAGGAGACCTTGCTGAGccttggcaggaaaaaaaatgataacTACTCAGAAGCAAAAGCCAGCTGGGATTTGGATGG CAGCCAttctggggaggaggcagtggCAAAGGACACAGCTTTCCTTGTGGAGCGAGTGACGCTCTCGGTGCCATCCTCCGGCAAGCTGCTCATCAAGGACCTGAGCCTCAGGATCTCACAAGGAAACAGTCTGCTGATTGTgggaaacactggcacagggaagACATCTCTGCTGAGGGTCCTTGGGGGCCTGTGGGAGAGCACACGGG GGAGCATCAAGATGCTGACCTGCTTTGGCCCCCGGGGCGTGATGTTCCTGCCGCAGCGCCCCTTCTTCACTGATGGAAGCCTGCGTGAGCAG GTGATCTATCCCCTGAAGGAGATCTATCCAGCTTCAG GGTCTGCAGATGATGAGAGAATTGTGCGATTCCTGGAACTGACTGGCCTG acTGATTTGCTGGCAAGGGCTGGAGGACTGGACCAGCAAGTGGACTGGAACTG GTATGACATGCTGTCCCCAGGGGAGATGCAGAGGCTCTCATTTGCACGACTCTTCTACCTCCAGCCAAAATATGCAG TGCTAGATGAAGCCACCAGTGCCCTGACAGAAGAGGTGGAGCATGAGCTGTACCGTGTGTGCCTTCAGCTGGGCATGACGCTGATCAGTGTGGGCCACAGGGCCAGCCTGGAAAAg TTCCACAGCTGGATTCTGAAACTCCACGGGGAGGGAAGGTGGGAGCTCACGCGATGCGAGAAGGCGAAGCGGCTCCCGGCCGGAGAAGGGTGCTGA
- the ABCD4 gene encoding lysosomal cobalamin transporter ABCD4 isoform X2 → MQGEERAGPRLDRLFLRRFLRLQAVIFPGWPSPSSLMFLTLLCVALLEQLIIYQVGVIPSQYYEVLGSKDFSGFKTLTAVALTLIVVNSTLKSFDKFICNMMYVTWRKSLTEYLHSCYFQGQVYYNLHVLREDIDNPDQRISQDVERFCRQLSSMASKLIISPFTLAYYTYQCFHSTGWLGPVSIFGYFVIGTIINKVLMSPIVSKLVQQEKLEGDFRFKHMQIRVNAEPAAFYRAGRVEHVRTDRRLQSLLQAQRELIGKELWLYIGINTFDYLGSILSYVVIAIPIFSGVYGDLSPTELSALVSKNAFVSIYLIGCFSQLIDLSSTVTDVAGYTHRIGELQETLLSLGRKKNDNYSEAKASWDLDGHSGEEAVAKDTAFLVERVTLSVPSSGKLLIKDLSLRISQGNSLLIVGNTGTGKTSLLRVLGGLWESTRGSIKMLTCFGPRGVMFLPQRPFFTDGSLREQVIYPLKEIYPASGSADDERIVRFLELTGLTDLLARAGGLDQQVDWNWYDMLSPGEMQRLSFARLFYLQPKYAVLDEATSALTEEVEHELYRVCLQLGMTLISVGHRASLEKFHSWILKLHGEGRWELTRCEKAKRLPAGEGC, encoded by the exons ATGCAGGGCGAGGAGAG AGCTGGACCCCGGCTGGACAGACTGTTCCTGCGGCGGTTCCTGCGGCTGCAGGCCGTCATCTTCCCCGGCTGGCCCTCCCCGAGCTCCCTGATGTTCCTGACGCTGCTCTGCGTCGCCTTGCTGG AGCAACTGATTATTTACCAGGTCGGTGTCATTCCCAGCCAGTACTATGAGGTCCTAGGCAGCAAGGACTTCTCCGGGTTCAAAACACTAACTGCTGTTGCCCTGACTCTGATCGTAGTGAACTCCACG CTAAAAAGCTTCGACAAGTTTATCTGCAACATGATGTATGTGACCTGGAGGAAATCCCTCACTGAATACCTCCACAGCTGCTACTTCCAAGGCCAGGTCTACTACAACCTGCACGTGCTACGCGAGGACATCGACAACCC GGACCAGCGCATCAGCCAGGATGTGGAGAggttctgcaggcagctcagctccatgGCCAGCAAACTCATCATCTCACCCTTCACACTGGCCTACTACACATACCAGTGCTTCCACAG cACAGGCTGGCTAGGCCCAGTGAGCATCTTTGGGTATTTCGTCATTGGAACGATCATCAACAAGGTGTTGATGAGCCCAATTGTGTCTAAACTTGTGCAGCAGGAAAAACTGGAGGGAGATTTCAG GTTCAAGCACATGCAGATTCGTGTCAATGCGGAACCAGCTGCATTCTACAG GGCTGGGCGCGTGGAGCACGTGCGCACAGACcggaggctgcagagcttgctgcaggCCCAGAGGGAGCTGATAGGCAAGGAGCTGTGGCTATACA TTGGGATCAACACCTTTGACTACCTGGGCAGCATCCTGAGCTATGTGGTCATTGCCATTCCAATCTTTTCTGGGGTCTACGGTGACCTGAGTCCGACAGAGCTCAGTGCTCTTGTCAGCAAG AATGCCTTTGTTTCCATCTACCTCATTGGCTGCTTCAGCCAGCTCATCGATCTCTCCAGCACTGTGACTGATGTGGCTGGCTACACGCACAg GATTGGTGAGCTGCAGGAGACCTTGCTGAGccttggcaggaaaaaaaatgataacTACTCAGAAGCAAAAGCCAGCTGGGATTTGGATGG CCAttctggggaggaggcagtggCAAAGGACACAGCTTTCCTTGTGGAGCGAGTGACGCTCTCGGTGCCATCCTCCGGCAAGCTGCTCATCAAGGACCTGAGCCTCAGGATCTCACAAGGAAACAGTCTGCTGATTGTgggaaacactggcacagggaagACATCTCTGCTGAGGGTCCTTGGGGGCCTGTGGGAGAGCACACGGG GGAGCATCAAGATGCTGACCTGCTTTGGCCCCCGGGGCGTGATGTTCCTGCCGCAGCGCCCCTTCTTCACTGATGGAAGCCTGCGTGAGCAG GTGATCTATCCCCTGAAGGAGATCTATCCAGCTTCAG GGTCTGCAGATGATGAGAGAATTGTGCGATTCCTGGAACTGACTGGCCTG acTGATTTGCTGGCAAGGGCTGGAGGACTGGACCAGCAAGTGGACTGGAACTG GTATGACATGCTGTCCCCAGGGGAGATGCAGAGGCTCTCATTTGCACGACTCTTCTACCTCCAGCCAAAATATGCAG TGCTAGATGAAGCCACCAGTGCCCTGACAGAAGAGGTGGAGCATGAGCTGTACCGTGTGTGCCTTCAGCTGGGCATGACGCTGATCAGTGTGGGCCACAGGGCCAGCCTGGAAAAg TTCCACAGCTGGATTCTGAAACTCCACGGGGAGGGAAGGTGGGAGCTCACGCGATGCGAGAAGGCGAAGCGGCTCCCGGCCGGAGAAGGGTGCTGA